The Hypomesus transpacificus isolate Combined female unplaced genomic scaffold, fHypTra1 scaffold_27, whole genome shotgun sequence DNA segment TACTAGAACCACATGAAAGAGCAGAATGGTGCTCAGAGTGATGTTTGGTGGCACATATAAATGTAGTGTGTAATTGGTGGCACATATAAATGTAGTGTGTAATTGGGGGCACAtataaatgtggtgtgtaatTACACAATGACACTGTCATTGTGTAAAGGACACGGTAATGTAAAGTGTTACTAAAGtacttgttgttgttgagtgGGCTTTAGAGTCTaaggctgaatcccaatactcccccttacccctagcccttagtttacccctagcccttggccctcgaaactgaggggtaagggctacatagccctagggccgaatcccaatactcccccttaacccttccccttacccctagcccttagtttacccctagcccttggccctcgaaactgaggggtaagggctacatatccctaagaaatgggacgccacttggttacaggtacgtcatctagcacgtatcgatatctccaaagcaagtagtgttatgcactgatattaaacgaaattcgctgctaatggagtttacttaaaactgtagacatgccagtcaaagaaatgcaggactgttgtgcaattcagcactgtaacattagcgtaccaaactagcgattttttttagaaacgttttaattaggaaaatggttgcaaatatatatgttcatgactgtatataacacaaaacaagattgTCATAATTTCTTTATCAATTACTTAAgacgaaaatattacatttatcggactctctggatgatctggccgccattgttgccgtcgcgcagttttcacatagccctaggtttcaagtaagctcccgatcttacttggtttgaaggggtgtataccccttattcttagccctacccctagctcaaaaagagtattgggacaccactagctctcacgggaactcgcaaaactaaggggaaggggttaaggggtaagggggagtattgggattcggcgtAATACTCATCTGGGGAAGGGgagattatgatgatgatgataaataTGGTGAAACACCCAAGACGTTGTATGATTCAACAAATATCATAGTTTTATGCAAAGCAGACTTCGTGCAATGAAACTATATTCTGTTGGATCTCTTGTGCAAATTTGCAATGGTGTGTTGTCTTAATCCATAATTCTTCCATGCTTCTTTGTATGCTTCTAACATACAAAGTTGTATGCTAATATACAAAGGCAGGCAGGAGCTTTCAGTATAATAACTCAAATTTATCTAAAACCACATTATTTAAAATGTACCTCAATTTGTCCTCAAACTGAAACAATTTTGGAAAGAGATACAATTTCTGTCATGTATGGATACAGTAGATCAAAGATTACAATATCGGATAGGACAAcagtaaagaaaaagaaaaccaaTTTAAAAGATTTGTTGAGGTTTTGAAGAATATAAAAGCATTGAAAATATAATTTCACTATACTACAGATTTTATCACAGAGAGACATTTTTTCCTAGTCTATTTTCCTATTCAATTTATATTACTATAAATCTCTTCTATGTATAAAACATCAAACAAAACCAAGAAACCACCAACATTAATTTACTAGCATGCATTTTATGTGGCATGATCAATTGAATCGATTGAtgaaaacatgcacacatatcaAGTGCTTAAAAAACTTTGTGGTAATCAAAGAAACTAAGGTAAATTAAAAGCATTTCATTAAATCACCAAAAACAAACCAAATAATTTATTATACTGTATTCTTCAACGGTAGTGGGCAGTGGATATAATCAAGCAACTTTCCCTGTGTTTGTCTCTTGTCTAGGTCTAACATTTGTTGGTTTGTTATACTTCAAGATTTTGCAAATGGAATAGCAATTGTAACTACAATTCAACAAAGTTCTAGCAAAACATCAATATACTTCTGTGAAAGCATAGTACTGTCTCTTACCAGTCTTTTAAAACTCAGCCAAACCAAGCTTTATCACAACAAGGGCAAATATTGACCAGAAAACTGCTCAAAGCAACTCAAACAACTAAAATATAGATTGCTTGGCATAGTGAACCTACCTTGTAAAAGAATGTTGCTTCACTTCTGCTGTTGCATATGACGTTTTACTAGGTCGACCATGTTCAACTGCCACAGGATGCAGGATGTGATCAGGTCAATTCAAATTTGATTGCAAAACGAGGAACTAAGACACGGCCAAATTCAGTAAAGCCACAACTTGTTAACTACATTCTCTTAAGAGAACATTCTTGAGAGAACATTCTATAAAGTCTGTTGGGGACCGAAACAGGTATCCTTTGCTCATTGAAATGTAGCAAACATACAAGAATGTAGAATGTGAAGTGTTAGTGTTTTTAGGCTTCCTCATTTTTGTCTAACATTACAGGCTACTTCCTTGACTTTTGTAATGTCTTTACTTCCTTTTTTCATCTTAAACACTGACCAAAGCAAATTTGCTTAACGGAGGACAATGCCAGTCTAAAAAAGCTATGTGAAGACATTGATTCAATTAAGGCCATTCTAAGTTCAGATGAAAGTTACCATGTTACCAATTTTTTGGCAATTAGTTAAGAATTAACTTTCCTGGTACCATGGTACTTTGGTTCATTCACTCTCTAACTAACTTTGTGCTCCATGTACGGTGACACGACATGCAAAAGTTATATGAACAGCGATTCCAAATGCAAATTCTGTTTTATACACTAAGACTGCTAATTTAAAATGACTATCAAATGATTACATTTATTAAGGATTTCCTCTGTCAGCATTATGTTCTTTGATTATGCACGGGAAACAGGTTGCAATTAAACTGCTCTTGCGATTATAACCGTGTGTAATACAACAGCATTTGTTCTCATGTGAGAGTTTGTCTTTAAATGTGTTCAAATTTGCCCTAACACACACCATGAACATATGCTGATGATTTTGAGTGTTtttttgagcgtgtgtgtgtaaccagtcATCCATGCAAATAGGGTCACATTTACTAACTCAGGAAGTCAAGTTAGAGATAGATGCATTGTTATGATGCCATGAAATACCCACTGAGCCCCCCAATGCCTTACCATTCATACTCATAAATGTAGAAATAACAAACGATAAATATGCCTATATTCTTCTCTTACAATCTGTATAGAATAGGAGatagaaaaggagaaagagaaaaactacTGTACAGAATTAAAAAGTCTTCTTAAGTCACGAGTACATTGTATAATGAATCTATTATAAAGCcttcagtaaaacatgaggGAAGTGTGAACATGTTTTGTAACATGCAACCATTTGACATTTCACAGcccaaaaaactattttgaggTAGAACTGGCACAGCACCATCTCGTCAAAGTTTCACAAGAGGTTGAAACCTTAGAAAATGATGCCACCATGGTGGCCTAAACTTGTTTCTACAGTTTACTAAGTCATGGGGTATATCCTAATACTACAATGTTTTGACTCTTTGTGTACTTGTCAAGTATCTTTTTTACCATAAGTCCCTGAAGGAACAAGGGACAAGAGTAGCCCTAATTTGACAGTCCTCAAGATTCTGCTTTATGAAATGTGCAATATTTGTTATTTCCTTTTTGCTGACAGTGAGTTTTGCTGCTCCTCtgcggggaggagatcctgaaccaagcggaggagttcaagtatctcggggtcttgttcacgagtgagggaagaatggagcgcgaggtcgacaggcggatcggtgcggcgtccgcagtgatgcgggctctgcatcggtccgtcgtggtgaagaaggagctgagtcgaaaggcgaagctctctatttaccagtcgatctacgttcctaccctcacctatggtcacgaactatgggtagtgaccgaaagaacgagatcgcgaatacaagcggccgaaatgagctttctccgtagggtgtccgggctctcccttagagatagggtgagaagctcggtcatccgggaggggctcagagtagaaccgctgctcctccgcgtcgagaggagccagctgaggtggctcgggcatctgatcaggatgcctcctggacgcctccctggtgaggtgttccgggcacgtcccactgggaagaggccccggggaagacccaggacacgctggagggactatgtctctcagctggcctgggaacgccttggggtcccccaggaagagctggcggaagtggccggggggagggaagtctgggcctccctgcttaggtcgctgcccccgcgacccgatccccggacaagcggcagatgacgacgacgacgacgagttTTGCTGCCAAAAGTTCAGATAGAAATGTCCAAATAGTCTTGTGGACATGGCCATTGTTTAGTTACTTCTATAACCAATAAGGGACAGACTAACAGTGTCATCTACTTGAGGGACTCTCACGTCTACTCTTCTTTACCTTTTCTGAGAAAACAATTGACTATCTGTGGATTAATTAAAGTTGTAGGAGTAGACTTCAACATATGTGATAACGACTGTACCTCTCAACACTGACTCTTTGTTTTTTACTGATCTTTGTTTTGCCTTCTTTTTCACTTCCACTGATCTAACTTCCTTCACTGGACTATACATGGTTCCAACAAAACCCCACAATCACACATCACTACATTGTAAATCAGGAAGTCAGATGGTCGAGCGGTGagtgagtcgggctagtaatctgaaggttgccggatcgattccccgccgtgccaaatgacattgtgtctttgggcaaggaacttcaccctacttgccctggagaatgtccctgtacttactgtaagttgctgtctgctaaatgactaaatgtaaatgttataaacAATGTATGAATTGCTGGTAAAACTCATATAAGTAACCAATTACTGCAGGTTTCTAAAGATATTATGTAAGGGACTATGAATCTCATCTTGTTTTTATATATGAAACCCACTCCATGTCCACTATATGTCAGACAATTTGTAATTTTGGTTTAGATTCAACAAAACTATAGGCTTGaataaaatgtacatgtaaTTAGGATATAAGGATAAATAAAGTTGAATAATCATTAATTGCTGTCGTCAACGTTTGATGCAAGCTGCATTAAAATAGTGGATTATTGTGGGCACCCCACGCTTCCTGCGGGGGTTTCTGTTTGGGATTTGATTAGGGCAGCAGCGGGAGTAGCAAAGCTGCAAGGTTCCATCCTACGTCATGAGAGGGCGAACCTACAGAAACGCACTTCTTGCCAGCAAGCTACGCCTTCAAATAGGCTACCAGTCCACAAACAGATGGATTTTTAGTTGTATTGCAGACCTCAATGCGGACGGGACAAGTGCGGTGTCTGATATTGCATTCCTTTAATAGCCTACACCATGAGATCAACAGTCTTTAAAACGTCGTAAACGTAAATCTTTTCATCGCTGCATTTAATAAGTAAGTATTGTTtcgtttttaaaaacattacttAAGAAATTATCATTCTACTATTTAGGCCTATCTGGTATTTTACAACGCAATGGTATTTTAAAAAGTGATCAAATATGTTTTGGATTTTGGAATGAAATATTTCCTTGATTTGCTTGATGTAAAGGATATGATGTAGCCTTTTGTCTTCCCAATGCAGTGGTTTTACCCGCATTCTAATTGCCTTGTATCTTGACTACATCTGTCGAAAGCCGATTCCTGCAATGCTCTCAGTTGAAACATATATCAGTAGCCTACGGAATGAAATATATCACATGAAAATCATGTAGGCTGTTTTTTCGCGTACGATTAATAAATGTTATCTAAAAGCCACTCTAGAATAGGCTTACTCACCCTCCGCGACAACTGGTATCGTCTATCCAAGATGCTATGTTTGCCCGACCCTGACATGGACCATTCGTGACCTCATCTTGCATCACTTCAGGGAGTGGGTTTCATGCATTCTTATTATTGCTTTAGTCAATTACTTTTATCTCTTTGATCCAATGAGATTGCTGTGTTAGCATATATGACGCTGGCTAATTCTACTTGATCTAAAACGGTGTTGAATGAGTCGAATATATTTTATTGGGAATGTGCCGCTGCTTGGCGTGCGTGTTCCTAACATCTTTGCCGCACTATTTTGTCTGCTGTTAATTAAATGTGTGTCAATCGGTAGACTATTCCTTAACAGCATTATTTAAATGCCCATGTCAGGGTACTGTAGCCTATGTCCTAATTAAAGTTAGacgtttaaatatatatatatatttcagggTTATGAAAATAACAGGCCTACCATTAAAGCTATTATGTGTAGGCTAATCAAGGGGCAACAGCTCCGCTTCCTCCCACTGTACGAAAATGAAGCCAAAATATCCCAGATATGGGTTCTGCCATCTTGCGCTGGTGATGTCATTTGGAGCCAGATTCTGCGCAGTAGTGATTGGGTGGTGGAGCCGCGGTATGGAGATCGCGATCAACACTCGCCAGACCCAATCGCCAGCACACAATAAACAAACTGACCAGAAAAATGAGcacttgaacagacatcagcatAATAAGTATTACCTAAAATGTCAGACACTATCTTTGACAAAAAGAAAATAGACAAGCACTTAGACTTTTTAGTCTACACatccagggacggactggggggaaaaagtggcccgggagttttactgtcagaccggcccactcagtaaacggtgcgcggcccactcaaaacacgttgtccactcaatgcatcgatcgcacgtatcgaccagtcattggcctacttggaaaaatacccatatacacttggcattattttggatgattacaaagaaattacatcatatatgttgaatttcttacgttaaacggaagtttaacgtaaagcaccgattttatttctgaaaactgccagatactcatgacaacttaagctcaaagcacacatcattggttaaggggtaactgggagggggaaataaatgtatcgtcagcaacggcagccattgttttccgaggcggagccagagcggatacCATGGGAGAaggcctacagtgttagatgtACAGCTTCCAATTGAAATCGCAGACGATATTATGggtaaagacaagttccttaatgtgttgtcaatattggaaaattaaaagtctaaactttttacttacaaataatttgtttgtgggagtgacgcaagtttttcaggaaagaataagtgcgttcgacatggactgcggctgcatgaaacgaccggcgagagtagccgcttgcagtcggggaggagttgaaaacggctctgtgaagtcggacattccagcttctcgtggtttgctgcgttgatgtcagtcatggccgatcaagcgctgtttgcttactttatttataatttaacttagtctttccgttagtgaagaggctgactaaaaccctttcttcaacacatttttaaatcaattaaacttttttgagcgttagcgaaactgaaggtgtccgaatattacaaaacacacgtcaaagatgtcgtgtgtgagtttggccaatcatgaaatagctgtgtcatcacttgaacccgtgcagttgctcttgagaaaatgcgctcggctacacagccggcagttctcaaaacgatctcacggtactttgaaggtgacgtcacagtgatgtgtcctcggcgccgtctcaagtcggacaaaaagtctaaccagaatgcactttttcaagtcagccgcctgcggTGCCGCATGAagcgggtcatgtcgaacgcacctaatgacgggtccggcttggccgtttgtgacaggcagctatgacggtagtagcactgtttagcttcgatttgagaagatttctaaaaaacttcgaagaacaacattaactagctagattatgtacactgtaagctaaatgtacatgccttgtttggccaattcggtcgatagtggaagaaactcgaatattttttagttatcgagaggagtatccagccatagcactagctacttttgggggaggataattccggtttcccagttctccactagtcactaaaATGGTCATAGCTTTTAataaaaatatgatatttctaatctgtcttcggttctacattgcccacagatttgtggatattccacctattcaaagtatttctccacttgtaattaaagtggttaaaaattaagTTGTCTAATTTTTcttagttagctagccagtaTGTCATCAGTAAAATAGTGTTGGATTTTCTGTAttgcactgaaataaataatattgaGAATGTATTTTTTTCCCTTACATTTAGACAACTTAAATTATTgattgctatcaggatgtgaagagACCTTCaaccagtaaaaaataaataatctggAGACAATTACAAATCCTAGCTTTAATGGTGCATTATTCATTCAATTTAAAGGTTTCATCCGAGATCACTGTAGCAGCTCTTAAAGCGGAATAAATGGTGTACGCTATGACTAATACCAAATATTTGGTATAATAATTAAACTATAATCCTCATCATTAATCAAGGAGGTTAATGTCTATTTCTAATGAGAGGTTGCTTATTGTTTTCCATCCTGCATGGTTCTTTTTCTTTCAGATCCATCTGATTAGTCCATCATGCCGGAGCAAAGCAACGACTATCGCGTTGTGGTGTTTGGTGCCGGTGGTGTAGGAAAGAGCTCACTGGTGCTGCGCTTTATCAAGGGAACCTTCCGCGAGAGCTACATCCCCACCATCGAAGATACGTATCGACAGGTGATCAGCTGTGACAAAAGCATCTGCACTCTCCAGATCACAGACACCACCGGCAGCCACCAGTTCCCAGCCATGCAGCGCCTGTCCATCTCCAAGGGCCATGCCTTCATCCTGGTGTACTCCATCACCAGTCGTCAGTCATTGGAGGAGCTCAAACCCATCTTTGAGCAGGTGTGTCAGATCAAGGGGGATGTGGAGAGCATCCCCATCATGCTGGTGGGCAATAAGTGTGATGAGACATCAGCGCgagaggtggaggcagtggATGGGGAGGCCATGTCCAAGAAATGGAAATGTGCCTTCATGGAAACATCAGCCAAAACCAACCACAATGTGAAGGAGCTGTTCCAGGAACTGCTCAACCTGGAAAAGCGAAGGACTGTTAGCCTCCAGATCGATGGTAAAAAGAACAAGCAGCAGAAACGTGCAGAAAAGCTCAAGGGCAAGTGTGTGGTCATGTGATGTGGACTTGAGGGACGTGAGGGAGGCACAGCAGACACCTCaaagggggaagaggaaggaatCAGAGAGAGGAGTCTTCCTAGAGGGTGGACCATGCAAGAAAAGATACTCTTTCATACTAGAGAACATAAAGTACCTTAACGTTTACACCCAATGCAGAGTGCTTGGAAAAGGAAAGGCAGGTGATTTAATCAATCTTATTATCCATCAAGTAGAATGGGAGAGATGTTGTGAAGGTTTAACCATTAAGCTACTCATACACACAAAGGTGCATTGACTAAATATTACTATTCCAAGCTTGCAACCGAGAGGATTTTAATGGATTTAAGGATTTTAACCTACTGCAGAATTTCACACGTTTAAGTCTCAACACTAATAAGCAGCGCTTGACAACcttcccccaccctccacctaaTCCCCTGAAGCGTACAGTGCAGGGCTACAGAGAGCATTGGGAGATGCTTGGTTTCCATGACTGTCATTAGAGACTGTTTATCTCTGCAAACACAGTTGGACAATTAGTTTTTAATAGTGGCAACATGGGAGAGAACAAGAATGCTtactaaatatattttttactcCCAAGAACTGTGCTACATCGAAGCAATACTTATCAGAGCAGGTCTGTTATGGAGTTAAATTTGGAAGCTGTTTAAACAGTTCAGGACTTACAAAAATAGAGGAAAGGGTCACTTACTTTTCTTTCTTAATTTTATAGCTTATTGTTTTTTGTGAGAATTATATTTTCTATTTATACTGATAATGTAAGTATTCTTAAACTCCTTATCCATCACAGGAAATGTATCATCCTTAAGAAACTACAATTATACAtcaaaaagaaaatgtatggCAAAAGAAAATTACTTGGAAGTTATGCCGCGCTTCTTATATTGCTTTTTGAGAATGTATGGTTTTCTGATTTAAATAATAGCTTTATATTTGCCagttcagatttttttttttcaatatttATAGTGTTTAAGCCTATTTCACAAAAATAACGAGAATGGAAAGTGCAATATAAACCCTAAAGATATCAAGATCAAGAAAACAGATAATTCCTAACACTGGCACTGGCTTTGATAATAGATGAAGTTTGCAGGTTGTAAAGCAGTCGCCCTTGATGTACATTGTAAGCAAGGTAGCTGTTTTCAGAGAGTTCAGTAAGGAGAATGAATAATATCATATCGGTGTAGTTTGGAGGTAAAACTTCCAGTTAGAAGTTTTGGGGGTTCATTATTGGAGTATTTTTTACCAACACTATGGATTTAATTCATGGTAGACAAACTCACAGCAGAAATCTACATTTACACTAACAACGTCTAGCTAGTCTTCTAGCTAGCCTTTACTTGCATTCTCACATGATTGTCATGTTACAGTAAATAGGTGGATACTGAAAATATATCCCTCATGTCTTATTACAGTACATGAAGATACACATgatcttttttattttaaagcatTTACATCTATTCACCTGAGTAGAATGAAGCGTATGTGTACATATTTTCA contains these protein-coding regions:
- the LOC124463087 gene encoding GTP-binding protein Di-Ras2 — translated: MPEQSNDYRVVVFGAGGVGKSSLVLRFIKGTFRESYIPTIEDTYRQVISCDKSICTLQITDTTGSHQFPAMQRLSISKGHAFILVYSITSRQSLEELKPIFEQVCQIKGDVESIPIMLVGNKCDETSAREVEAVDGEAMSKKWKCAFMETSAKTNHNVKELFQELLNLEKRRTVSLQIDGKKNKQQKRAEKLKGKCVVM